From Candidatus Binataceae bacterium, a single genomic window includes:
- a CDS encoding amine dehydrogenase large subunit, which produces MTKRLGLLLIAILMGVTARSGAGALAQMPPNEQVTVLQLPPASPHWVAAMAPLAGSIMLTPIVLIDGDTQQVIGNISGGLAAMFAPAPDHKFFYTADTFYSRGTQGDRTDVLTVYDATHLSRIGEIPLTNKRQLAIADPTSMAVTPDGRFVLMLNLTPATSVTAVDLESKKVAGEIQTPGCSEILVLAERRFASVCADGSMLTTTFDDSAKVTEQKRTEKPFFDVEKDPVFQLPALMDRKAYFVSYHGMVYPMDLGSSPAAPGDAWSMLSEQEKKDGWRPGGWQPVAGYAPGHLIFVLMHQGGEWTQKMGGPEVWVYDVNDRKRVAKIPLPLVSNAIQVSRDDNPLLFALVTSDSKMQIFSALKGRYMGTVNEVTQHPYTLFGL; this is translated from the coding sequence ATGACAAAACGGTTGGGCCTCCTTCTCATCGCAATCCTCATGGGCGTGACCGCGCGGAGTGGTGCGGGCGCGCTTGCTCAGATGCCGCCCAACGAACAGGTAACGGTGTTGCAGCTGCCGCCGGCCTCTCCGCATTGGGTTGCGGCGATGGCTCCGCTGGCGGGCTCGATCATGCTGACGCCGATCGTGCTGATCGACGGCGACACGCAACAGGTGATCGGCAACATCTCGGGCGGGCTGGCCGCGATGTTCGCGCCCGCGCCCGATCACAAGTTCTTCTACACGGCGGACACCTTTTATTCGCGCGGCACGCAGGGCGATCGCACCGACGTCCTGACGGTTTACGACGCCACTCATCTCTCGCGCATCGGCGAGATTCCGCTCACCAACAAGCGCCAACTCGCGATCGCCGATCCGACCTCGATGGCCGTGACGCCGGACGGGCGCTTCGTGCTGATGTTGAATTTGACCCCTGCGACCTCGGTCACCGCGGTCGATCTCGAGAGCAAGAAAGTCGCGGGTGAGATTCAGACTCCGGGATGCTCGGAGATCCTGGTGCTGGCCGAGCGGCGGTTCGCCTCCGTATGTGCGGACGGCTCGATGCTGACGACGACGTTCGACGACAGCGCCAAGGTGACGGAGCAGAAACGCACCGAAAAACCGTTCTTCGACGTCGAAAAGGATCCGGTTTTTCAATTGCCGGCGCTGATGGACAGGAAGGCCTACTTTGTCAGCTACCACGGGATGGTTTATCCCATGGACCTTGGATCGAGTCCGGCAGCGCCGGGAGATGCGTGGTCGATGCTGAGCGAGCAGGAGAAGAAGGACGGATGGCGGCCCGGCGGATGGCAGCCGGTGGCGGGCTATGCGCCGGGACATCTGATTTTCGTCCTGATGCATCAGGGCGGCGAATGGACGCAAAAGATGGGCGGCCCGGAGGTGTGGGTCTACGACGTCAACGATCGCAAGCGCGTCGCCAAAATTCCGCTGCCGCTGGTTTCAAACGCGATCCAGGTGAGCCGGGACGACAATCCGCTGCTGTTTGCCCTGGTGACGAGCGATTCGAAAATGCAGATCTTCTCGGCGCTCAAGGGCAGATATATGGGCACGGTTAACGAAGTCACACAG